The nucleotide sequence ATTCTTCTTGGTCGTAGAGAAGTGATTAACGAACTAATGCAGGAGATTGATTTTGATGCTGATGTAGAAATCATCGATCCAAAATCTGATGAAGAAAAAGATAAACTTCAAAGATATGCTGAAGCTTATTTTGATACTAGAAATAGAAAAGGGGTAACGCTTTATGATGCGCAACGATTAATGCGCGAGCGTAATTATTTCGCTGCAATGATGGTGAATGTAGGCGATGCCGATGCTTTACTTTCAGGATATTCTAGAGCTTATCCAACGGTTGTAAAACCAATGCTTCAGTTAATAGGAATGGCGAAAGGCGTTTCTAGAGTTGCAGCAACTAACGTTATGAATACCAGTAGAGGTCCTGTTTTTATTAGTGACACCTCTATAAATATAGATCCTTCAGCTAAAGATCTAGCTAAGATTGCGCAATTAACCGCAAGAACGGTGAAGTTATTTGGGATGGAGCCGGTAATGGCGATGTTGTCTTATGCTAATTTTGGATCTTCAGATCATCCACAAGCAAGAAAGGTGAAAGATGCAGTATCTTACCTACATCGTTACCATCCAGATTTATTGGTAGATGGAGAACTTCAATCAGATTTTGCATTGAACAGAGAAATGCTTCAGAGTAAATTTCCGTTTTCAAAATTAGCGGGTAAAAAAGTAAATACGCTAATTTATCCAAACCTGGATTCAGCAAATAGTGCGTATAAACTTATTAAGGAACTTAATAATACCGATTCTATTGGGCCGATAATGATGGGAATGAAAAAACCGGTTCACGTCCTTCAGCTAGGTGCTAGTGTAGAAGAAATGGTGAATATGGCTGCTGTAGCTGTGGTTGATGCACAGGAAAAAGAAAAAGCAGAAAAGGCTAAAAAATAGTTTTAACACAAAGATGATTTAAGGGGAAAGACTTGCGTTTTTCCCCTTATTTTATTTTAGTACATTTGCGGCTTTAACTTTCGGTTACCGTATGATTCATCACTTAAAGGGCAAACTGGTAGAGAAGAATCCTACCCATGTTGTCGTAGATTGTAATGGCGTTGGTTATTTTGTCCATATCTCGCTACATACTTTTTCTAAAATTCAAGACGAAGAGAATATTTCCCTTTTCACTCATTTACAGGTGAAAGAGGATTCGCATACCTTATTTGGCTTTCAGGAAAAATCTGAAAGAGAAATCTTTAGGCTTCTAATTTCCGTAAGTGGTATAGGGGCTAATACTGCTCGTTCTATGCTTTCGTCTTTAGAGCCTGTGCAGATTAGAGATGCTATAGCATCTGGTGACGTTGCAACTATCCAGAGTATAAAAGGGATAGGTGCCAAAACAGCACAACGAGTAATTTTAGACCTAAAAGATAAGATTGTTAAAATATTTGGTATTGATGAGGTTTTTGTAGAGCAAAGCAATACAAATAAAGAAGAAGCGTTATCTGCTTTAGAGACTTTGGGTTATGCTCGTAAACAGGCAGATAAGGTTCTAAATAAGCTAATTAAAGAGCAAGAAGATCCAACGGTAGAAACTCTGATTAAATTAGCATTAAAAAACTTGTAGAGACATTGAGAAACAATTACCTAAGGTTTTTCACATCGATGCGTTTTCCTTCGCTGCTAGTACTGTTGCTTTTAATTACTTCTAATTTATCGGCACAGCAGGAAGAAGAGGAAGAAACGCAGCAGGATACCACTCAAACTTTTTCGTTTGGTACTATTTCTATGCCCGATCCCGGCGCTATACAATCTAAGTATGAGTATGATCCTGCATTAGATTTATATTTCTATAAAAAAAGTCTGGGAGAAACGAATATTGGTTTGCCTTTGGTTCTTTCTCCAAAAGAATATGAAGAGCTGATTATTAAAGAAGAAATGCAGCAGTATTTCAGGCTTAAAAATCAGGCGTTATCTGGTAGAAGTGATAATATTGATGCTTTGCAGCAGGATTTATTACCAGATTTTTATGTGAATTCAGATTTCTTCCAAAGCATTTTTGGAGGTACAAATATTGATATTGCTCCGCAAGGTTCGGTTGCCGTAGATCTTGGTGCTTTATACACAAAACAAGACAATCCGGCCTTTTCGCCAAGAAACAGATCTAATTTTACTTTCGATTTTGATCAGAGAATTCAGTTGTCGCTATTGGGGCAGGTAGGTACTCGATTGGGAATTGTTGCCAATTATGATACCGAATCTACTTTTGATTTTCAGAATCAATTAAAACTGGATTACACGCCCAGCGAAGATGATATAATTCAGAAGATTGAAGTAGGTAACGTAAACATGCCACTGAATAACACTCTAATTCAGGGAGCGCAAAGTTTATTCGGTTTTAAAACACAACTTCAGTTTGGTAAAACCAGAATTACCGGTGTTTTTTCAGAACAAAATTCAGAAAGAAGAACCGTTAATGTTGAAGGCGGTGCCGCGGTAGAGGATTATGAGAAATTTGCCCTAGATTATGACGAAAATCGACACTTTTTCTTAGCGCATTATTTTAGAGATAATTATAATAATTCAGTTGAAAATTATCCATTTGTAGGTAGCGGAATTCAGATTAAAAGAATTCAGGTTTGGATTACCAATAGAACCAATAATGTACAGAATCTTACCGATACCAGAAATGTGGTTGCTATTCAGGATATTGGTGAAAGTCCGATAGATGGGAATATAGGATTAAACGTGGTTCCTTCAGGTTTCTTTAATCAGCCTGCTGGTGCTTATCCCGATAACGATAACAACGATTTTAATCCCTTCGGAATAAATGGAGGTGCGCAATCGGTATTAAATTCAGCTATTCGTGATATTTCAACTGTCGAGAGTGGTTTTGGAAACGTTCAGGTTTCCGAAGGCATAGATTATGTGAAATTAGAAAATGCGCGCCAGCTAAATCCTAGCGAGTATAAATTGAATCAGGATTTAGGATATATCACTCTTAATCAACGTCTGAATAATGATGAGGTTTTAGCGGTAGCATTTCAGTATACCGTAAACGGGCAGGTATTCCAAGTTGGTGAATTTGCGAATGATGGTGTAAATGCTACGGGCGACGAATCGCAACAACAAGGACAGTCTGAAGCCAGAATAAGTCAGAATTTAGTGGTTAAAATGCTGAAAAGTACCATCACAAATGTAAACGAGCCGGTTTGGGATTTGATGATGAAAAATATTTATAGCCTGGGGGCTTATGATTTGGATCCTTCAGATTTCAGACTGAATATATTGTATACCGATCCTCAGCCTTTAAATTATATTAAACAGGCAGCGAATTCTTCGAATCCACTACCGGAAGATGTCGTAGAAACACCGCTTTTACGTGTTTTCAATCTAGATAATCTGAATACCAACAATGATCCAATAAATGGTGGAGATGGTTTCTTTGATTTTGTGCCCGGTTTTACTATCGACGTGCAAAATGGATTGGTAATTTTCACTTCGGTAGAACCTTTTGGAGAATATTTATTCGAAAAGTTAGATAACACGCCAAATAACAGTCAGGAAATTTATTCAGAACCTTCCACCTGGAATGGGAATCAGGAAAAATATGTTTTCAGGTCGCTTTATCGAACCACTAAAACGCAGGCAGAACAGGAAGATGCCGATAAAAATAAATTTCAGTTAAAAGGACGCTACAAATCGGCTAATTTTGAAGGTATTCCTATTGGTTACAATGTTCCGCAAGGTTCGGTTACCGTTACCGCCGGCGGAAGATTGTTACAGGAAGGTGTAGATTATGTAGTGAATTACGATTTAGGAAGAGTGCAGATTTTGGATGAAGCACTTTTGGCTTCAGATACACCAATTCAGGTAAATACAGAAAGTAACGCTTTGTTTGGACAGCAGTCTAAAAGATTTACCGGTATAAATGTAGAACATCAGTTTAGTGAAGATTTGATATTTGCCGGGACGTTTTTAAATCTTAGAGAGCGACCATTAACGCAAAAGGCAAATTATAGCTACGAGCCTATCAACAATACTATTTTAGGTTTCAATTTTAATTATACTAAAGAAGTCCCATTCTTAACAAGATTGGTGAATAAATTGCCCAATATCGATACCGATGTAAAATCGAATGTATCGGTAAGAGGGGAATTTGCGTATTTGCTTCCGGGATCACCGGCGGTTAATGATTTCGATGGAAAAGCAACAACCTATATAGACGATTTTGAAGCGGCTCAAACTTCAATAGATATTAGTACTCCACTTAGCTGGGAACTTTCTAGTGTGCCTATTGGTTTTGGTGGAGAATTAGCAAATGGTGACCTAAGCGTTGGTGATCGTAGAGGAAAATTAGCCTGGTATACTATCGATCCTATTTTTTACAGTAGCCAGCGCCCAGACGGAATTACCGATGCCGATCTTAGTAGTTACGAAACTCGGCGAGTTACTGTAGACGAAATTTTCCCTAATACTGATGTAATCCAAGGGCAGGCACAGATTATTTATACCATGGATGTGGCTTATGATCCGCAAGAACGAGGTCCTTACAATTACAATCCAGCCGCTGCCGGTGGGAATACCATCCCTAATCCCGCAGATAATTTTGGTGGAATGATGCGCGGAATAAATACTACAAACTTTGAGCAATCTAACGTAGAGTATATTCAGTTTTGGGTGATGGATCCGTTTTTATATCAAGACAATCCTGATAATGTGAATAATGACGGTAAAATTGTTTTCAATCTTGGTAATATTAGCGAGGATGTTTTAAAGGATGGTAGAAAGCAGTATGAAAATGGATTGCCGGTAGATGGATCAGATCTAAATACTATAGAAACTGCCTTTGGTAAAGTTCCAGCAGATCAATCACTGGTTTATGCTTTCAGTTCAGAAGGCGAAGCACGAGTGAATCAAGATGTTGGATATGATGGTTTAGATGATGCTCAGGAAGCTCTGAAATTCCCCGATTTTGGGAATCTTCCAGATCCTTCAGCAGATAATTACGAATATTTTTTAAGCGTGGATGGTGGTATTAAAGAACGCTATAGGAATTATAACGGTGTAGATGGGAACTCTCCAGAAAATTCTGGAGCAAACGATCGTGGTAATACTACTTTACCAACTACCGAGGATGTTAATCGTGATAATACCATGAATACGATTGACAGTTATTTTCAATATGAAGTTCCATTTTTTAGCGGAATGAATAGCGAGAATAACGAATACGTTTCTGATACCAAAGACTTAAGTGTTACACTAAGAAACGGGCAAACCCAACAGGTAAGATGGGTGCAGTTTAAAGTGCCAATTTACGAGCCTACCGATGCAGTTGGAGGTATTTCAGATTATCGTTCTATTCGATTTATGAGAATGTTTCTTACTGAATTTGAAAAGCCGACCTTGCTGAGGTTTGGAACGATGGAATTAGTACGTGGTGACTATCGTCGTTACAACGGAAGTTTGGATGAAGAAAGTAATCTGCCTCAGGATTCTAACGCACTTTTTGAAGTGACCGCGGTAAATATTGAAGAAAACGAAAATAGAGAACCAATTCCTTATGTTTTGCCTCCGGGAGTAGTAAGAGAAGAATTGTATCAAAATAACACCAATATTAGGCAAAATGAACAGTCGCTTTCGATGCGTGTTTGTGGATTACAGCCTCAGGATGCTCGTGCTGTTTACAAAAACTTCCAGATTGATATGCGCCAGTATAAAAATTTAGAAATGTTCTTGCATGCTGAAGCTTTACAGGGACAAACATCGCCTAATGACGGCGAGTTGGTTGCATTTTTAAGAATAGGAACCGATTTTACAGATAACTTCTATCAAATTGAAATTCCGCTATCCATCACTCAGGCAGGTAGTGTAAGTCCATCAGAAATATGGCCAGAATTAAACCGCTTGAATCTTCCGCTTGAATTGCTGCAACAAGTAAAAACTGCAGTTTTGGGAGATCCGGCTTATAATACTACTCGTCTTAATTTCTTTGATGAAAATTTAGAGCCTAGAAATCCTGAAGATGCTTACGAAGCCGGAAGATTAAGAATTGGAGTAAAAGGGAATCCAAGTTTTGGGAATGTTAGATTGATTATGCTTGGAGTTAAAAACGGAACGGACCGCAAAAGTTTGCAGGATATTTGTGGTGAAGTTTGGTTTAATGAATTAAGACTTTCAGATTTAGATAACGAAGGCGGATGGGCAGGAGTTTTAAATATCGATACGAATTTGGCCGATTTTGCGACCTTTTCTGCAACCGGTAGGAAAAGTACTGTTGGTTTTGGAACTTTAGATCAAGGTCCTAATCAGCGAAGCAGGGAAGATGCAGAGCAATACGATTTTGTGACTAATCTTAATATGGGGCAATTGCTTCCGCAAAAATGGGGACTGAAAATTCCGGTAAACTATAGTAGAGGAGAAGAACTAATTACGCCAAAGTACGACCAGGAATTTTTAGATATCGAATTGGATAATCGGCTTGCAGCGATAACTAATTCTGAAGAAAGAGATCGTGTTAAAAAACAATCACAAACCTATACTAAGCGTGAGAGTGTTAATCTTATTGGTTTAAGGAAAGAACGTACCGGAGAATCGAAGCCAAAGCCTTACGATGTCGAGAATTTTGCTTTTTCAGGTTCTTATAATCAAGTTGATTATCGTGATTTTGAAATTGAAGAGTCTTTAGATCAAAATGTAAGAACGGGGGCTACTTATCAATTCAATTTTGCGCCTAAAAAAGTAGAGCCTTTCAAAAATATTACTGCTTTAGATAGTAGTGACTATTTCTCTTTGATAAAGGATTTCAATTTAAATCTTTTACCAACGAATATTAATGCCAGTGCCAATTATCTTAGGCAATATACGCAGCAACAGTTTAGATCTTTAGAATTAAGCGATGATGATATTGGGATCCCTACGCTTTATCAAAGAAATTACCTTTTTGATTGGGAATATGGAATCAATTATAATCTTACAGATGCTTTAAATTTTAGTTTTAATGCGTCTAATAACAGGATTGTAAGAAATTATATCGATGAAGAAGGGAATGCAGATAATACCATCGGAATTTGGGATGACTATTTTAATGTAGGAGAGCCTAATTTTCACTATCAAACGCTTCAACTTAATTATGAGGTTCCGCTTAATAAAATACCGGTTTTTGAATTTTTAAAAGCATCTTATTCGTATACCGGAGACTTCCAGTGGCAAAGAGGATCACGTATTTTACAGAATTTGGAAGGTGTTCCAGATATTGGTAATTCTGTTCAGAATTCAAATTCGCATCAAATAACTGCAAATATGGATTTGCAGAAACTTTATAACTATGTAGGGCTTCATAAAAGAGATGCTAAAAAAGGAACTTCTATCGCTGAGCGTAGCCTGGGAGTGCCTACACTTCAGCCGCCAGGTGCTAATGAAAAACCAGCGCATGCCAGCAATAATACTTCAGGTAACAAAATGGTAAATACTATAATTGATGTAGTTACTGCAGTAAAACGACTTCAGGTAAATTACAGAAACAATCAAGGGACGTTCTTGCCTGGTTACACACGCAGCATCGGTTTTATGGGTTCTTTAAAACCTTCCGCAGGATTTACCTTTGGGATGCAGGATGAAATTCGATACGAAGCTGCAAGACGAGGTTGGTTAACTTTGTATCAAAATTTTAATCAACAATTTACTACCATAGAAAATGAAGAATTAAGCGCACAGGCATCAATAGATCTGCTGCCAGATCTTACTATAGACATCACAGGAAAGAAACTGTATTCTGAGACCTATTCTGAAAATTTTCAAGTAGATCCACAAAGTTTAGAATATCAATCTTTGACGCCATACACTTTTGGTAACTTCAATATTTCTACTATTTTAATAAAAACGTCTTTTAAACAAAGCGATGAGCAATCTTCAGAAACG is from Zunongwangia endophytica and encodes:
- the ruvA gene encoding Holliday junction branch migration protein RuvA, yielding MIHHLKGKLVEKNPTHVVVDCNGVGYFVHISLHTFSKIQDEENISLFTHLQVKEDSHTLFGFQEKSEREIFRLLISVSGIGANTARSMLSSLEPVQIRDAIASGDVATIQSIKGIGAKTAQRVILDLKDKIVKIFGIDEVFVEQSNTNKEEALSALETLGYARKQADKVLNKLIKEQEDPTVETLIKLALKNL
- the sprA gene encoding cell surface protein SprA, with the protein product MRFPSLLVLLLLITSNLSAQQEEEEETQQDTTQTFSFGTISMPDPGAIQSKYEYDPALDLYFYKKSLGETNIGLPLVLSPKEYEELIIKEEMQQYFRLKNQALSGRSDNIDALQQDLLPDFYVNSDFFQSIFGGTNIDIAPQGSVAVDLGALYTKQDNPAFSPRNRSNFTFDFDQRIQLSLLGQVGTRLGIVANYDTESTFDFQNQLKLDYTPSEDDIIQKIEVGNVNMPLNNTLIQGAQSLFGFKTQLQFGKTRITGVFSEQNSERRTVNVEGGAAVEDYEKFALDYDENRHFFLAHYFRDNYNNSVENYPFVGSGIQIKRIQVWITNRTNNVQNLTDTRNVVAIQDIGESPIDGNIGLNVVPSGFFNQPAGAYPDNDNNDFNPFGINGGAQSVLNSAIRDISTVESGFGNVQVSEGIDYVKLENARQLNPSEYKLNQDLGYITLNQRLNNDEVLAVAFQYTVNGQVFQVGEFANDGVNATGDESQQQGQSEARISQNLVVKMLKSTITNVNEPVWDLMMKNIYSLGAYDLDPSDFRLNILYTDPQPLNYIKQAANSSNPLPEDVVETPLLRVFNLDNLNTNNDPINGGDGFFDFVPGFTIDVQNGLVIFTSVEPFGEYLFEKLDNTPNNSQEIYSEPSTWNGNQEKYVFRSLYRTTKTQAEQEDADKNKFQLKGRYKSANFEGIPIGYNVPQGSVTVTAGGRLLQEGVDYVVNYDLGRVQILDEALLASDTPIQVNTESNALFGQQSKRFTGINVEHQFSEDLIFAGTFLNLRERPLTQKANYSYEPINNTILGFNFNYTKEVPFLTRLVNKLPNIDTDVKSNVSVRGEFAYLLPGSPAVNDFDGKATTYIDDFEAAQTSIDISTPLSWELSSVPIGFGGELANGDLSVGDRRGKLAWYTIDPIFYSSQRPDGITDADLSSYETRRVTVDEIFPNTDVIQGQAQIIYTMDVAYDPQERGPYNYNPAAAGGNTIPNPADNFGGMMRGINTTNFEQSNVEYIQFWVMDPFLYQDNPDNVNNDGKIVFNLGNISEDVLKDGRKQYENGLPVDGSDLNTIETAFGKVPADQSLVYAFSSEGEARVNQDVGYDGLDDAQEALKFPDFGNLPDPSADNYEYFLSVDGGIKERYRNYNGVDGNSPENSGANDRGNTTLPTTEDVNRDNTMNTIDSYFQYEVPFFSGMNSENNEYVSDTKDLSVTLRNGQTQQVRWVQFKVPIYEPTDAVGGISDYRSIRFMRMFLTEFEKPTLLRFGTMELVRGDYRRYNGSLDEESNLPQDSNALFEVTAVNIEENENREPIPYVLPPGVVREELYQNNTNIRQNEQSLSMRVCGLQPQDARAVYKNFQIDMRQYKNLEMFLHAEALQGQTSPNDGELVAFLRIGTDFTDNFYQIEIPLSITQAGSVSPSEIWPELNRLNLPLELLQQVKTAVLGDPAYNTTRLNFFDENLEPRNPEDAYEAGRLRIGVKGNPSFGNVRLIMLGVKNGTDRKSLQDICGEVWFNELRLSDLDNEGGWAGVLNIDTNLADFATFSATGRKSTVGFGTLDQGPNQRSREDAEQYDFVTNLNMGQLLPQKWGLKIPVNYSRGEELITPKYDQEFLDIELDNRLAAITNSEERDRVKKQSQTYTKRESVNLIGLRKERTGESKPKPYDVENFAFSGSYNQVDYRDFEIEESLDQNVRTGATYQFNFAPKKVEPFKNITALDSSDYFSLIKDFNLNLLPTNINASANYLRQYTQQQFRSLELSDDDIGIPTLYQRNYLFDWEYGINYNLTDALNFSFNASNNRIVRNYIDEEGNADNTIGIWDDYFNVGEPNFHYQTLQLNYEVPLNKIPVFEFLKASYSYTGDFQWQRGSRILQNLEGVPDIGNSVQNSNSHQITANMDLQKLYNYVGLHKRDAKKGTSIAERSLGVPTLQPPGANEKPAHASNNTSGNKMVNTIIDVVTAVKRLQVNYRNNQGTFLPGYTRSIGFMGSLKPSAGFTFGMQDEIRYEAARRGWLTLYQNFNQQFTTIENEELSAQASIDLLPDLTIDITGKKLYSETYSENFQVDPQSLEYQSLTPYTFGNFNISTILIKTSFKQSDEQSSETFQKFRENRLEVARRLAVEKGLDPNNVDESGYPVGLGKTNQAVLLPAFISAYSGTSAENVKLGAFRDVPLPNWNLKYTGLMRLEWFKRNFRRFSLSHGYKSNYTINQFQTNLDYDEENPFEPNQAGDFKNRTLFSNIVLSELFTPLLQVDLETSNNVQFLGRLEKDRQLSLSFDNNILTEITGNQYTLGMGYRLKDMKIVTALGGRRRVLSSDLNFKADVSYRRNKTIVRYLDLSNNQVIAGQDIWSINFVTDYAITKNLTALFYYEHTFSEYAVSTAFPQTTIRSGITLRYNFGN